Below is a genomic region from Rana temporaria chromosome 3, aRanTem1.1, whole genome shotgun sequence.
gggccctttcacacgtacagaccgtatgtctgcattttcatccgtccgtttgcggatgaaaacgggacatacatgggtccctatgtgattacgggtgtcagcggatgaacatccgctgacactcgtaatttgtccgcctctgcaaagatccgcatttgcagatggaagaaatcctatttttctgccggatcggatgaacaaggacatacggtccgtgttcgtccaattcccccataggggagagcggaggaaacacagggcggtccctgcacagtgtgcggcgaCCCCCctatcagctgccagctcagcggggattttacagaggatccccgctgagctttgtggacacacggatcattactgatccgttccgtgtgaaagggccctaactgttaaatcgatgggtttacttccactttaacctccctggctgtatgattatgtctggaattttgtaccaaaggcggtacaattattttgcatggaaactaagcgttttatactgtaggcctgcaattcttaagaataactcacttaaatctgtccaaacaagagtctagtagacgtaacgggtatgataaagtttgaaacaccaaataataaattataatataataaactattaataattataacaaataatgttattataataaaaatattcaataatgtaatcaaatcaaacactgaaatttgctcagctgcagaattgtcgctgtaattttatttttttatgacgaatttccccacaaatcgctatcgcacaattctgcaagtgattctaatttattatcgctgttttctagctgctctaaaatcacttttgacataaagggacactttttggttgctatggacaatctacagtttgcaggcagaaagaaccgtttttattatataaaagtacatgtagggcactgggcagaccactagggacaaaggggtgtgtattttttacatgcagtatactgtgtttatttacttttttgaatttggcactgttctccgcccctgtgcgtcgtaacgtcgcagggaacagagatcaaaggcactgtgtgaatcgagcgaggacgccgctcgctcacatgGCTGGGAtgtatcgcaggatccagggacaggtaagtaacttgtgcctgtggatgttgcgaggcgatcccgagtctcggggataccgcttttggtattgaaatcttaccccgagacAGACTCGGTAATACAGCCATGGTGGTTAAACAATGGGAGATGTATTTAGATGTAGCTATGGGGAATGCATTTGACAGTTCAAACTAATGCTTCGTTACTTTGTTTTTCTCTTAGGCCAATTTCACTTCTGTATGCACCATGCCTGGCGATTTCTCCATGTGTCTGTGTCTCAGTCCACCTCCTCCACTACAGTTGCGTCGTCCATCTACAGGAACACTTCGACCATGCCTGGCTTCATTTCCTCGTCCCCCTGACACCCGTAAAAAGGGTGTAGTCTTTGCTGATGCCCTTGGACTAGCTCTTACTACTGTTCGCCATTTCTCACGCTCGTTCTTTGATGAGGATCCCCTGGTACTTGCATTGGCTTCCTTGCGAGTCTTGCGTCCTTTCTCCACCTCATCGTACACACTGGACTTTCAGCCTCCTGCTCATGACTATACTGGCTTCCAAGCTAAGCTCAACAAGCAGCAGGTATGCCTGGAGCAGTGTGCGGTCCAAGGGGCTGCGGTGGCAGGCACTATAAAAGTTCGTAACCTTGGCTATGAGAAACGGGTCACTCTAAGAGTGAGCTATGACCACTGGCAAAGCCACTATGACCTTCTGTGCTCTTATCTCCGTGATCCGTATGGTGGACGGGAGACTGATATGTTTTCTTTCAGGCTTCCGCTGGCACCAGGCGCTCAACATGCGGAGTTCTGTATCTCCTTCTGGTGCCAGGGCAAGGAATACTGGGACAACAATGAAGGTGAAAACTATGCAGTACACAAGGAGACCCAACATGGCAAAAACCTTCTTCAAAGGGTGTATTGGTGAAATGGGCCAGATTGGTATTTAGAACTATGAAGGTGCTGGTCCACTGAACAATAGTAATGCATTATGTGTCCCCCTTTTGTGGATCAAGAGGGGAAACTCCATTCTTTCAGCTGTAAGGATAGACTAGATGGAATGCTTATTTACTGACAGGCAATGTGATTGTCATAGGCTTCTACTCTTAAGACTTGGCCACTTGATGACAAGCCAGTTAACTGAATGAGGGCCTACTCTCCCAAAAGAAcagatttatttataaatgtctTCACACAAGATTTTTCACAACTTTCACTCAGGATTCACTTTTTTCCCATTTGGGGAAATGTGTGAATAAAAGTTATAAACCTCTAAGTTATATTGTATAAGCTGTTCATTAGCCTATGTGCATCTTACAATGACCATGTGGACCTGTTGCCTTTTCACAGTGAATGTAGATATTTGTGGCTTGGTCACTATTTATTAAAGCCACAGAATGCCTCCTTTCTCTGCATGTGATGGGTTTGGATTcactcacttttatttttttatatattattaaatgGGTGTAAAAAACACATGGTTGTCTAACCTGATCAGTAACACAACTTGTGCTAAAGCTCACTTCACCACTCCCTAGTGTTGAATAGTTGCAATTTTCACTCGATAagctgtaaatgatcacctttttTCTTCTGTATTTTTAACTATCTACCTTCTGGGTTGGGATTGCATATTGGCACAGTCTATTTTTTATCTCTAGTTTTATGGCATTCAATAAACATTCTCAAATTTTGCACTTTAGtgtcttatttgttttatttatattttccctTTTTAAAACAAAACTGAGGTGTGTTTTGatttaactacttaagccccggaccatattgccggtcaaagaccagagcactttttgcgattcggcactgcgtcgctttaactgacaattgtgcggtcgtgagacgtggctcccaaacaaaattggctttttttttccataaatagagctttcctttggtatttgatcacctctgcgttttttagtttttgcgctataaacaaatagagcgacaattttgaaaaaaaattatattttttacttattacaataataaatatcccccaaaaatatctaaacatttttttttcctcagtttaggccagtgtttctcaattccagtcctcaggcccccccaacaggtcaggttttcaggatttccattattttgcacaggtgatttgatcagtttcactgccttaataatcaccacagccttttcatctgagggaaatcctgaaaacctgacctgttgggggggcctgaggactggaattgagaaacactggtttaggctgatacgtattctacatatttttttgtaaaaaaaaatcgcaataagtgtttattgattggtttgcacaaaagttatagcgtttacaaaatagggggtagttttagggcatttttatttaattttttatttttttactagtaatggccgcaattgtgtgttttttttttttttattattttttttttttttttcggtactgcaacattatggcggacacttgacacatttttgggaccattggcatttttatagcgatcagtgctataaaaatgcattgattactaaaaaaatgccactggcagggaaggggttaacactaggcgcTGGGGAAGGAgtaaagtatgttccctgggtgtgttctaactgtaggggggagggtgtGGACTCGCTAGGGGAaacgactgatcgctgttcatacattgtatgaacagatggtcaggcatttctccccctgacaggaccggaggctgtgtaaacgcacagctcccggttctcgctctgtaacgagcgatcgctgcCACTGGGCATGCGCGCTCGAGTcgcgagcgggggcgcgcgcccctattggctgctgggagagatgacgtagatctacgtgctctcgcccagcagagccgacctgccgccgtaaaactgcggcggctggtcggcaagcagtttaaAGGACTTGCCTATACATTTACCTGGTTTAGGCAAATGGGGGAGAACCAATGGCCATAGGATTTTCATAGTAAGCTTATCTGCttccccatagagaacaatgggtggtctgaTTGGGTCCACCTGAAACGTACAGGCAAACCTGTTCGGTCCACTGGTgtgaaaggaggggggaggggcttaCACTTCACCAGTGATCAATTGTAAAACTGAGATCAATATTTGGGTGTTTCCCTCCCTGCTGTGCAGTGCATAGAAAAAAGTTGTGTAGTGCTTAGGCAAATTAATACGTAAAATGGTTGTTCCTCATGGGAACACACATAGCATTAGTAAATACAATAAAGAAATTCACGTGATAAATTCTTAGGTGATTTAAATAAAGTCCAATACATaacaataaagtccatatatttgTAAACGCCACGTGTAGAAATGGAAGGACTTGATTAAACTCCAATCACAATAAATTCAGTAgtgagtgatcaccgccaccaatgataacaaatggaggcttaccgaagatggtggacctgaaatgacgtACATCAGTCAAGTCATAACAAGCTTAAAGTACCAGGCAGGGTACATATGGTTGCAATCACCCGAAACACTTGCTAGAAGTTATCAGTCAATGCATATCATGTAATGGATAACCTTGGATCTTATCAGCTCAGCAATGAATTGGTATGGTCTATGGTAAGAGGAGACGACCACTGCCGCCTCTTACCATAGACTATGCGAAttttatccagatacatgtgagtgcacttatctttttacaataaattacCCAGTTTTATACCGGTTTACACTGTGGCCATTCTCTTTCCATGTTTCTTCCAACCATCCAATTCATTGCTGAGCTGATAAGATCCAAGGTTAT
It encodes:
- the LOC120933155 gene encoding protein phosphatase 1 regulatory subunit 3C-like, with the protein product MPGDFSMCLCLSPPPPLQLRRPSTGTLRPCLASFPRPPDTRKKGVVFADALGLALTTVRHFSRSFFDEDPLVLALASLRVLRPFSTSSYTLDFQPPAHDYTGFQAKLNKQQVCLEQCAVQGAAVAGTIKVRNLGYEKRVTLRVSYDHWQSHYDLLCSYLRDPYGGRETDMFSFRLPLAPGAQHAEFCISFWCQGKEYWDNNEGENYAVHKETQHGKNLLQRVYW